In Bradyrhizobium guangxiense, the following are encoded in one genomic region:
- a CDS encoding MFS transporter yields the protein MVQSRKTGGFGSPAFLFVMTTGIVNLFGDITYEGGASINGPFMASLGASAAIVSATAGLGEFLGYALRLPAGYAADRTGRYWLITFVGYVINLFAVPAMALAGSWQVAAALILAERIGRALRKPTVEAMLSYTTAELGKGWVYALNTALDEFGATLGPLIIAAVLLLKGDFRTGYALLAISAAAALVALVVARVNFPLPSSLDRGGTAPAKDFGRAYWLYMLAGAMFAAGLMSFELISYHLTKAGIASDQWIPVMLAASTAFGVLANLAFGKAYDRTGLPVVIAAVCVSAAFSPFVFLGGFWLVLFGMLLWGVGYAIQDTLLKAIVAEVLPEGKRNFAFGLYYAGYGVGWLVGSIVAGLLYENSRGGLIAFSILAQLASVPVFLLAKRQERAR from the coding sequence ATGGTGCAGTCCCGCAAGACAGGTGGCTTCGGCTCTCCGGCGTTTCTCTTCGTGATGACGACGGGCATCGTCAACCTGTTCGGCGACATTACCTACGAAGGCGGCGCCAGCATCAACGGGCCATTCATGGCCTCGCTCGGCGCGAGTGCGGCCATCGTCAGCGCCACCGCGGGGCTTGGCGAGTTTCTCGGCTACGCCCTGCGCCTTCCCGCCGGTTACGCCGCGGACCGGACCGGCCGCTATTGGCTCATCACGTTCGTCGGCTACGTCATCAACCTCTTCGCGGTGCCGGCCATGGCACTCGCCGGAAGCTGGCAGGTCGCGGCCGCCCTCATCCTGGCCGAGCGCATCGGGCGCGCGCTCCGCAAGCCCACGGTCGAGGCGATGCTCTCCTACACGACGGCCGAGCTCGGCAAGGGCTGGGTATATGCGCTGAACACCGCGCTGGACGAGTTCGGCGCGACCCTCGGTCCGCTCATCATCGCCGCGGTGCTTTTGCTGAAAGGAGACTTCCGGACCGGTTACGCCCTCTTGGCGATCTCGGCCGCGGCGGCGCTCGTCGCGTTGGTGGTCGCACGGGTGAACTTCCCGCTGCCGTCAAGCCTCGATCGAGGCGGGACGGCTCCGGCAAAGGACTTCGGCAGGGCCTATTGGCTCTATATGCTGGCCGGCGCGATGTTCGCCGCGGGGCTGATGAGCTTCGAGCTCATCTCCTACCATCTGACCAAGGCCGGGATCGCGTCCGACCAGTGGATCCCCGTGATGCTCGCGGCCTCGACCGCTTTCGGCGTGCTGGCGAACCTGGCCTTCGGAAAGGCTTACGACCGGACCGGACTTCCGGTGGTGATCGCCGCGGTATGCGTCTCGGCCGCATTCTCGCCCTTCGTGTTTCTCGGCGGCTTCTGGCTGGTCCTGTTCGGAATGCTGCTCTGGGGCGTCGGCTACGCGATCCAGGACACGCTGCTCAAGGCGATCGTCGCCGAGGTGCTGCCTGAAGGAAAGCGCAACTTCGCTTTCGGGCTGTACTACGCGGGCTACGGCGTCGGCTGGCTCGTTGGCAGCATCGTGGCGGGCCTGCTGTACGAAAATTCGCGGGGCGGGCTGATCGCATTCTCGATCCTCGCTCAACTTGCTTCGGTGCCCGTCTTCCTGCTGGCGAAACGGCAGGAACGCGCACGCTGA
- a CDS encoding hemerythrin domain-containing protein has protein sequence MEVIVPDKRRRLLLGTALATVAAPAILTRRALADERGIGETLKKAVTGKKDEDVTPPEDLMREHGVLDRVLLLYEAGMRKLSSNADFDPALITQSAEIIRDFINNYHEKSEEQHVFPRFKKAGKMTDLVDVLLRQHEAGRKVTETILLLAPRSRTDADDRKQLVGSMQSFITMYRPHAAREDTDLFPKLKDVVSPSEYDAMAEEFEKKEHEMFGEDGFEKMAARVARLEQQMGIDDLNQFTPR, from the coding sequence ATGGAAGTCATCGTGCCAGACAAGCGCCGTCGGCTTTTGCTCGGAACCGCGCTGGCGACCGTCGCAGCGCCGGCCATTCTCACCAGGCGGGCGCTGGCCGATGAGCGGGGCATCGGCGAGACGTTGAAGAAAGCGGTCACGGGAAAGAAGGACGAGGACGTCACGCCACCCGAGGACCTGATGCGCGAGCACGGCGTGCTCGATCGCGTGCTGCTGCTCTATGAGGCCGGCATGCGGAAGCTTTCGTCCAACGCGGATTTCGACCCTGCGCTGATCACGCAATCGGCCGAGATCATTCGCGATTTCATCAACAACTACCATGAGAAGTCCGAGGAGCAGCACGTCTTCCCGCGATTCAAGAAGGCCGGGAAGATGACCGATCTCGTGGACGTCCTGCTGCGCCAGCACGAGGCCGGCCGCAAGGTGACGGAGACGATCCTGTTGCTTGCGCCCAGGAGCCGGACCGACGCCGATGACCGCAAGCAGCTTGTCGGCTCGATGCAATCTTTCATCACGATGTACCGGCCGCACGCCGCGCGGGAGGATACCGACCTCTTCCCAAAGCTGAAGGACGTGGTCTCGCCGAGCGAATACGACGCCATGGCCGAGGAATTCGAGAAGAAGGAGCACGAGATGTTCGGGGAGGACGGCTTCGAGAAGATGGCCGCCCGCGTGGCCCGACTCGAGCAGCAGATGGGCATTGACGACCTGAACCAATTCACGCCGCGTTGA
- a CDS encoding AIDA repeat-containing protein has translation MTVIPPASGVTLRDGDTMDVSYGASVDSTWILTGGSQTVGGSSTTSTATNTNIFGGEQDVVFNGLASYTTIYQGVQRVTGAYVHEGPSPGRADHTSIDGGEQDVDTGIATATTVNSGGVQNVTNGGSASGTIVKSGGVLKVSGETVETAPVYPEPVIRSVATGATINYQGEFDVTGGGTAVNTVVHGGVMTVSGSIPDPFANVPGQPAVDASMAIGTTIENGGTLTISNGASASGTILQIFATLNVDAGGTATGTTINLGTMQLSAGATATNTTVNQGGVFIVLGNASFSGTVFNAGSTFEIGDGTIENGFTVANGVTLTVLNGGILENSIVSAGGTLMLEGGATFSNTTFQSGATFVVDYDYAVDGFTVANGVTYKVIGAATNTTVLAGGKQIVGTFGEGGSATNTVINGGEQDVELLATASYTTINMGGVQHVAGLYIHDAPGPGRADHTSVNNGGEQDVDTGIVSSTTVNAGGVQNLTNGGIASSTIVKSGGVVNASGETVYYSPGGYYATVIRSEFDSADVDSGGQLHLTGAGIAKNATIDGGAMTVSGSIPDPVTNDPSAPAVDASEASGTILNSGSVAVSDGGIVTSTTLNGGTLDVLAQGTANATTIDRGATELVEAGGIVGATTIAGGMLDLKAGAIADDVITFAGQGTLKIEQTLVSGPSTFASAIKGIALGDQIDLSGLSYTSVATATVSGSTLTVSNGTASETFTLADTSVTHFGITKDGAGGILLTADTHQTGPTTIDGPSSGYAIIEGTTGNDVIHAHGMFNIIHGNGGNDAIYAGLYGTVDVPSGDSSIYLEGFDNRVTGGDGNVTVKGSTGATTITLADGNDTIDASGYGNIITLGNGEDIVHPGDGASTTTAGNGNDQVTLSGFGNKVVLGNGNDVVTGGGGANSVTLGDGNNTVDLDGMVNQITVGSGTNTIIAGNGLDNVVAGPGHDTITLGGVANHVTLNGSEATVTNQIGLDVVTANGGSDQFNFVGFGNQAIINGPAHVNIVDHSTGLTIIVNSGNQIDTISGFGHDALGVIDFANGAGNYHSVADIMSALKSDGHGGTMLALGSAPNAGSIDFVDTAISQLHESNFVIV, from the coding sequence ATGACGGTTATTCCTCCCGCCAGTGGAGTCACGCTCCGCGATGGCGACACGATGGATGTCAGCTACGGCGCTTCCGTCGATAGCACGTGGATCCTGACCGGCGGTTCGCAGACAGTCGGCGGCTCCTCCACGACAAGTACGGCAACCAACACGAACATTTTTGGCGGAGAGCAGGACGTCGTCTTCAATGGCCTCGCCAGCTATACGACCATCTACCAGGGCGTCCAGCGCGTCACCGGCGCATATGTCCATGAGGGACCATCCCCCGGCCGGGCTGATCACACCTCCATCGATGGCGGCGAGCAGGACGTCGACACCGGAATCGCAACGGCGACGACGGTCAATTCCGGCGGCGTCCAGAACGTGACCAATGGAGGCAGCGCCAGCGGCACCATTGTCAAGTCCGGCGGAGTTCTCAAAGTTTCGGGAGAGACTGTCGAAACGGCACCCGTGTATCCGGAACCAGTGATCCGAAGCGTAGCGACCGGTGCCACCATCAACTACCAGGGCGAATTCGACGTCACCGGCGGCGGGACCGCGGTGAATACGGTCGTTCATGGCGGCGTCATGACGGTCTCGGGGTCGATACCGGATCCGTTCGCCAACGTTCCGGGCCAGCCGGCCGTCGACGCCAGCATGGCGATCGGCACTACCATCGAAAATGGTGGGACCTTGACGATATCCAACGGCGCATCGGCATCCGGCACGATCCTCCAAATCTTCGCTACGCTGAATGTGGATGCAGGTGGTACAGCGACCGGAACGACAATCAATTTAGGAACGATGCAACTATCCGCCGGCGCGACGGCGACCAACACGACCGTCAATCAAGGTGGCGTTTTCATCGTACTCGGTAATGCCAGTTTTTCGGGGACGGTTTTCAACGCCGGCAGCACCTTCGAGATCGGCGACGGTACGATTGAAAACGGATTTACGGTGGCGAATGGGGTGACGTTGACCGTTTTGAACGGCGGCATTCTTGAGAACAGCATTGTCTCCGCAGGCGGAACGCTCATGCTTGAAGGTGGCGCGACGTTCTCCAATACCACCTTCCAGAGTGGCGCAACGTTTGTTGTCGACTATGACTACGCGGTAGACGGCTTCACGGTAGCGAATGGCGTCACGTACAAGGTGATCGGCGCGGCCACGAACACGACGGTATTGGCGGGGGGCAAGCAAATCGTCGGTACCTTCGGAGAGGGAGGTTCCGCGACCAACACCGTCATCAATGGCGGTGAGCAGGATGTCGAGCTTCTCGCCACCGCGAGCTACACCACGATCAACATGGGCGGCGTTCAGCATGTCGCCGGCCTTTACATCCATGATGCGCCGGGACCAGGACGGGCCGATCACACCAGCGTCAACAATGGCGGTGAGCAAGACGTCGACACGGGAATCGTCTCATCAACCACCGTCAATGCCGGCGGCGTCCAGAATCTCACCAACGGCGGCATTGCCAGCAGCACCATCGTCAAATCGGGCGGTGTCGTCAACGCTTCGGGAGAGACCGTCTATTATTCGCCTGGGGGCTATTACGCCACCGTCATCAGAAGTGAGTTCGATTCGGCTGATGTCGACAGCGGCGGCCAATTGCATCTGACGGGGGCGGGGATCGCCAAGAATGCCACGATCGACGGCGGAGCGATGACAGTTTCAGGATCGATACCGGATCCCGTAACCAACGACCCAAGCGCACCGGCGGTCGACGCCAGCGAGGCGAGCGGAACAATCCTCAACTCAGGCAGCGTCGCCGTCTCGGACGGCGGCATCGTCACCTCCACGACGTTGAACGGCGGCACGCTTGATGTGCTCGCTCAAGGCACCGCCAACGCTACGACGATTGATCGTGGCGCCACAGAACTCGTCGAAGCGGGTGGCATTGTCGGCGCGACCACGATCGCCGGCGGCATGCTCGACCTCAAGGCAGGCGCGATCGCTGACGATGTGATCACTTTTGCCGGCCAGGGCACGCTCAAGATCGAGCAGACGCTGGTCTCGGGCCCATCAACCTTCGCAAGCGCGATCAAAGGCATTGCGCTCGGTGACCAGATCGACCTTTCCGGGCTGTCCTATACAAGCGTTGCAACGGCGACCGTGTCCGGCTCGACGCTCACGGTCAGCAACGGCACGGCGAGCGAGACCTTCACGCTGGCGGATACGTCAGTCACGCATTTCGGCATCACAAAGGACGGCGCCGGCGGCATTTTGCTGACAGCGGACACGCATCAGACCGGTCCTACGACGATCGACGGCCCGTCATCCGGTTATGCGATCATCGAGGGTACGACGGGCAACGACGTCATCCACGCCCATGGCATGTTCAATATCATCCACGGCAATGGCGGCAACGACGCGATCTACGCCGGATTGTACGGCACGGTTGATGTGCCAAGTGGCGACAGCAGCATCTATCTGGAGGGCTTCGACAACCGCGTCACCGGCGGTGACGGCAATGTCACGGTGAAGGGGTCGACAGGCGCCACCACGATCACGCTCGCCGATGGCAACGACACGATTGACGCCAGCGGCTACGGCAACATCATCACGCTCGGCAACGGCGAGGATATCGTTCATCCGGGAGACGGCGCGAGTACAACAACGGCCGGCAATGGCAACGACCAGGTGACGCTGTCCGGGTTTGGCAACAAGGTCGTGCTCGGAAATGGTAATGACGTTGTCACGGGCGGAGGTGGCGCCAACAGCGTCACGCTCGGCGATGGCAACAACACCGTTGACCTCGACGGGATGGTCAACCAGATCACCGTCGGTTCCGGAACGAACACGATCATTGCCGGCAATGGATTGGATAACGTCGTTGCCGGCCCGGGTCACGATACGATCACGCTCGGTGGCGTCGCCAATCACGTGACGCTCAATGGATCTGAAGCGACCGTGACAAACCAGATTGGCCTGGACGTTGTGACCGCCAATGGTGGATCAGATCAGTTCAACTTTGTTGGGTTCGGCAACCAGGCGATCATCAATGGCCCGGCCCATGTCAACATCGTTGATCACAGCACGGGTCTCACCATCATCGTCAATTCCGGCAACCAAATCGATACGATTTCCGGATTTGGTCATGATGCGCTCGGTGTCATCGATTTTGCAAACGGCGCAGGCAATTACCACTCCGTCGCCGATATCATGAGCGCACTCAAGAGCGATGGCCATGGTGGGACCATGTTGGCCCTGGGCAGTGCGCCTAACGCGGGGTCTATCGATTTCGTCGATACCGCAATCAGCCAATTGCACGAATCGAACTTTGTGATCGTGTAG
- a CDS encoding SDR family NAD(P)-dependent oxidoreductase — MDLGLKSKTAVVTGASIGIGRAIAKGLAAEGVRVVGVARRTDLLAELAKEVGGGLITPFEQDVMAKDAAERIAAFALKELGHVDILINNAGGSRPLPVDAPDSKWDEAIALNFTSYRRIAHALLPQMIERKWGRIVNITGKSEPEGLNAAFAAKAAVHAWAKGLSREIGEHGITINCIPPGRIMSEQIRRNYPPDYRERFAEEEIPVGYWGEPEDLAALAVFLASPVARYITGTVIPVDGGLRRYQF, encoded by the coding sequence ATGGACCTCGGGCTCAAATCGAAAACAGCTGTTGTCACCGGCGCAAGCATCGGCATCGGCCGCGCCATCGCCAAGGGCCTCGCCGCCGAAGGCGTGCGCGTGGTCGGCGTGGCGCGGCGCACCGACCTGCTTGCCGAGCTGGCGAAAGAGGTCGGTGGCGGGCTGATCACGCCATTCGAGCAGGACGTTATGGCCAAGGACGCGGCGGAGCGGATCGCCGCTTTCGCACTCAAGGAGCTCGGCCATGTCGACATCCTCATCAACAATGCCGGCGGCAGCCGCCCCTTGCCGGTCGATGCGCCCGACAGCAAATGGGACGAGGCGATCGCGCTGAATTTCACCAGTTACCGCCGCATCGCGCATGCGCTGCTGCCGCAGATGATCGAACGCAAATGGGGCCGCATCGTCAACATCACCGGCAAGTCCGAGCCCGAAGGCCTCAACGCGGCGTTCGCCGCCAAGGCCGCCGTGCACGCCTGGGCCAAGGGCCTATCGCGCGAGATCGGCGAGCACGGCATCACCATCAACTGCATCCCGCCCGGCCGCATCATGAGCGAGCAGATCCGCCGCAACTATCCGCCGGACTATCGCGAGCGCTTTGCGGAGGAAGAGATCCCGGTCGGCTATTGGGGCGAGCCGGAGGATCTGGCCGCGCTCGCGGTGTTCTTGGCCTCGCCGGTGGCGCGGTACATCACAGGGACCGTGATCCCGGTGGATGGGGGACTGCGAAGGTATCAGTTCTAG
- a CDS encoding methyltransferase domain-containing protein, translating to MVWDPQQYLKFSGHRLRPAVDLLMRIPDFGPREIADLGAGAGNVTKLLKERWPAASVTGVEGSAEMVAAGRKAAPDVEWSHEDLGYWRPDRQYDLIYSNAALHWLPNHAALFPSVMEKVKPSGMLAVQMPRNFLAPSHVLIGETALDGPWRSKVEHLVTPPPVEGPAFYHDLLAPMSADIDIWETEYLQVLEGENPVKEWTKGTWLTRYLDVLAGEEKIAFEAAYGMRVAKAYPKNAAGQTLFPFRRLFMVAQRKG from the coding sequence ATGGTCTGGGATCCGCAGCAATATCTGAAATTCTCCGGCCACCGGCTCCGGCCCGCCGTCGACCTCTTGATGCGGATTCCGGATTTCGGCCCGCGCGAGATCGCCGATCTCGGCGCCGGCGCCGGCAACGTCACCAAACTGCTCAAGGAGCGCTGGCCGGCTGCGAGCGTCACCGGCGTCGAGGGCTCCGCCGAGATGGTCGCGGCCGGGCGCAAGGCCGCACCCGATGTGGAATGGTCCCACGAGGACCTCGGCTATTGGCGTCCCGACCGGCAATACGATCTGATCTATTCCAATGCCGCACTGCACTGGCTGCCCAATCACGCGGCACTGTTTCCATCAGTGATGGAGAAGGTGAAGCCTAGCGGTATGCTTGCGGTGCAGATGCCGCGCAACTTCCTGGCGCCATCGCATGTGCTGATCGGCGAGACCGCGCTCGATGGTCCGTGGCGGTCGAAGGTCGAGCATCTCGTCACGCCGCCGCCGGTCGAAGGGCCGGCCTTCTATCACGATCTTCTCGCGCCGATGTCGGCCGACATCGACATCTGGGAGACCGAATATCTGCAGGTGCTCGAAGGCGAGAATCCGGTCAAGGAATGGACCAAGGGGACCTGGCTGACGCGCTATCTCGACGTGCTCGCGGGCGAGGAGAAGATCGCGTTCGAGGCCGCCTATGGGATGCGCGTTGCGAAGGCCTATCCGAAGAATGCGGCGGGACAGACCCTGTTCCCGTTCCGCCGTCTGTTCATGGTTGCCCAGCGGAAGGGCTGA